One Rhodospirillaceae bacterium DNA segment encodes these proteins:
- a CDS encoding amidase codes for MSNDLAFMSATDLLENYRKGFVSPVXALEACLDQIELHNSKLNAFTLVDRDNARQXALESQARWQSGNPLGLLDGIPTTIKDMVITKGWPTLKGSRATSKDQEWNEDAPCVERLKENGAILVGKTTTPEFGHKGVTDSLLQGITRNPWNLKKTPGGSSGGASAAVASGMGQLAIGTDAGGSIRIPAGFAGIYGLKPSFGRVPVYPASPFGTLSHAGPMSRTVTDAALMLDVISQPDPRDWQSLPPISCKYRGSLNPDIRGKKIAVSMDLGLDTKVDPEVANSLQEASECFSSLGAEVEHVEVKWPVDPREIVVLFFASGAAHMASNLSVEERGLLEPTLTDMVEYGEKLSMLSLKAAETDRVSNGRYMKNFFQTFDFLICPXLPIAAFDAGRPNPPEYDNDTIGWTPLTGPFNLTGQPAASIPSGFTTLGLPIGLQIIGSMYDDAGVLNCSRAFEKAISFTXKRPPL; via the coding sequence ATGTCTAATGACCTAGCCTTTATGTCAGCCACGGACTTGCTGGAGAATTATCGTAAGGGCTTTGTATCCCCCGTTGANGCATTAGAGGCGTGCTTAGACCAAATAGAACTTCACAATTCAAAACTTAATGCTTTCACCCTGGTTGACCGCGACAATGCCCGGCAANAAGCTTTGGAATCCCAGGCAAGATGGCAGTCTGGGAATCCTCTTGGATTATTGGATGGTATCCCAACAACCATAAAGGATATGGTGATCACCAAGGGCTGGCCAACACTAAAAGGCTCTAGGGCTACCAGTAAAGACCAGGAATGGAATGAGGATGCACCTTGTGTCGAGCGGCTCAAGGAGAACGGCGCTATCCTAGTTGGGAAAACAACCACCCCTGAGTTTGGTCATAAAGGGGTTACGGATAGTTTGTTGCAGGGGATAACTAGAAACCCTTGGAACCTGAAAAAAACACCAGGGGGCTCCAGTGGCGGCGCAAGCGCTGCCGTGGCATCAGGNATGGGCCAATTGGCCATAGGGACTGATGCTGGCGGATCTATTCGAATACCCGCTGGATTTGCAGGCATATATGGACTAAAACCTTCGTTCGGCCGTGTGCCTGTTTATCCAGCCAGTCCTTTTGGAACTCTCTCCCACGCGGGTCCAATGTCAAGGACCGTCACAGACGCAGCGCTCATGTTAGACGTTATTTCACAACCTGACCCAAGGGATTGGCAAAGCCTTCCTCCCATAAGTTGTAAATACCGAGGGTCTCTTAACCCCGATATTAGGGGCAAAAAAATAGCGGTTAGCATGGATCTTGGCCTAGACACTAAGGTCGATCCAGAAGTAGCTAATTCTCTGCAAGAGGCCTCTGAATGCTTCTCTTCTTTGGGTGCAGAAGTAGAGCATGTGGAAGTAAAGTGGCCTGTCGATCCACGAGAAATAGTTGTTCTTTTCTTCGCATCCGGCGCGGCACATATGGCTAGCAACTTGAGCGTGGAAGAAAGAGGGCTGCTTGAGCCGACTTTGACCGACATGGTCGAATATGGTGAAAAGCTCAGCATGCTCTCCCTCAAGGCAGCCGAGACAGATAGGGTCTCAAATGGCAGATACATGAAAAACTTCTTTCAAACTTTTGACTTTTTAATTTGCCCTNCTCTCCCAATCGCCGCTTTCGACGCAGGGCGACCAAACCCGCCGGAATACGATAACGATACGATTGGATGGACCCCTCTGACAGGGCCATTTAATCTTACAGGGCAACCAGCAGCTTCAATACCATCTGGATTTACTACACTGGGCCTGCCTATCGGATTACAAATCATAGGGTCCATGTACGATGACGCCGGGGTGCTGAATTGCAGCCGCGCCTTCGAAAAGGCNATTAGTTTTACTANCAAACGCCCACCACTATAG
- a CDS encoding dehydrogenase yields the protein MAKFKVLYPDVLSADDNAVERKISGDSAEFFIFNEKSPSNIGDDVWGSAEAMVTGLSMPIGAAVIAKLEECKIIARLGVGYDLIDIEAAGAKGIPVCNVPDYGTNEVADHALALLLSLTRGISQYTETYRNAGSDGWDYKITPVMTRMVGKCFGVVGLGRIGTAAAMRAKGFGMKVIAYDPYIPHGQELALQVDRVHSLEELLSSADFVSIHSPLSDETHHLINKAAVSKMKEGAVLVNTARGGICDLDAIYDGLKSGRIGAAGLDVFEHEPPANTHPLITAWRAREXWLEGRFVATPHSAFFSPTSSRELREKAITTCIDRLENGRLRNCVNLEFLKTG from the coding sequence ATGGCAAAATTCAAGGTGTTGTATCCCGATGTGTTATCGGCGGATGATAACGCGGTGGAGCGGAAAATTTCGGGGGATTCAGCTGAGTTCTTCATCTTTAATGAGAAGAGCCCTAGCAATATTGGAGACGATGTTTGGGGCTCGGCTGAGGCAATGGTGACAGGGCTATCTATGCCGATCGGCGCGGCAGTTATTGCAAAATTGGAAGAGTGCAAGATCATTGCCCGCCTCGGCGTGGGATATGACCTCATCGATATCGAGGCGGCAGGNGCCAAGGGAATTCCAGTCTGTAATGTGCCAGACTATGGAACCAACGAAGTAGCGGACCATGCCCTTGCCTTGCTTCTTTCGTTAACGCGCGGAATTTCTCAATATACAGAGACATATCGGAACGCTGGCTCAGACGGATGGGATTACAAAATTACTCCGGTAATGACGAGAATGGTCGGCAAGTGTTTTGGGGTTGTGGGACTAGGTCGTATCGGCACGGCTGCAGCCATGCGGGCCAAGGGGTTTGGCATGAAGGTAATAGCTTACGATCCGTATATCCCTCATGGTCAGGAGCTGGCATTGCAGGTNGACAGAGTTCACTCCTTAGAAGAGTTGTTAAGCTCTGCTGACTTTGTAAGTATCCATTCCCCCTTATCGGATGAAACCCATCACCTTATTAACAAGGCCGCTGTATCCAAAATGAAGGAGGGGGCCGTGCTTGTGAACACGGCTCGTGGTGGGATCTGCGATTTGGACGCGATCTATGATGGCTTAAAGTCGGGTCGGATTGGGGCGGCCGGGCTAGACGTATTTGAGCATGAGCCCCCAGCCAATACCCATCCGCTAATTACCGCGTGGCGAGCTCGGGAGGNTTGGCTCGAGGGCCGCTTTGTGGCAACCCCTCATTCAGCGTTCTTTAGTCCGACGTCGTCAAGAGAGCTTAGAGAAAAAGCCATTACGACATGCATAGATCGCCTTGAGAATGGGCGTCTCCGTAATTGCGTTAACCTAGAGTTCTTGAAAACGGGTTAG
- a CDS encoding glutathione S-transferase translates to MKFFDFGMAPNPRRARIFMAEKGIEGVEIIQIDLGDNRENVGDEYRSINPSCTVPALVLEDGTLISESVAICRYFEEVQPNPPLMGRDPKEKAVVEMWQRQVELQGYMPAGEAFRNYNKRFAGRALAGNDSYEQIPELVTRSRTRVERFFNLLNDHMESRKFIASDIFSIADITAYVMVDFAGWSKMGITESQTHLKRWYENIKARPSSSA, encoded by the coding sequence ATGAAATTTTTTGATTTTGGAATGGCGCCGAATCCAAGGCGTGCGCGGATTTTTATGGCCGAAAAAGGGATCGAGGGAGTTGAGATCATACAAATCGATCTAGGCGATAACCGTGAAAACGTAGGAGACGAATATCGGTCGATTAATCCATCCTGCACCGTGCCCGCCTTGGTTCTGGAAGACGGAACCCTAATATCGGAATCCGTGGCAATCTGCAGATATTTTGAGGAAGTACAGCCTAATCCGCCTCTGATGGGTAGGGACCCGAAGGAAAAAGCAGTAGTAGAAATGTGGCAACGCCAAGTAGAACTGCAGGGTTACATGCCAGCTGGGGAGGCTTTTCGGAACTACAACAAGCGATTTGCTGGCCGCGCACTAGCGGGAAATGATAGCTATGAACAAATACCGGAACTGGTTACCAGAAGCCGCACTCGTGTAGAGCGTTTCTTCAATCTCCTTAACGACCATATGGAATCCCGGAAATTTATTGCGTCGGATATTTTCTCCATCGCCGATATAACGGCATACGTAATGGTAGATTTTGCGGGCTGGTCCAAAATGGGCATTACCGAGAGTCAAACTCATCTAAAAAGATGGTACGAGAACATCAAAGCCCGGCCAAGTAGCAGTGCATAA
- a CDS encoding 5-methyltetrahydropteroyltriglutamate--homocysteine methyltransferase, with amino-acid sequence MTNTTPLFPTSVTGSYAQPDWLIDRETLTAGSPPRAQRPDLWRVEEQWLSQAQDDATILAIRDQERAGIDIITDGEMRRESYSNHFATALEGXDPEQTGTAISRKGTPNPVPLIVQPIRRKHPVGVEDIKFLRSHTDRIIKATLPGPFTMSEQAEDQYYKDPKALAMDYAIAVNEEIKDLFTAGADIVQIDEPWVQARPGPAKEYAIEVINRSLEGVTGTTALHLCMGYAAMIKDRPDEYQFLEELSECSIDQISLETAQPTLDLSALEPIAHKTIILGVINLDDMTVETPETVAKRIERALPHIRPENIVPAPDCGFKYVPREVAFAKLEALAKGSEIVRQKIS; translated from the coding sequence ATGACAAATACTACACCTCTCTTTCCGACCTCCGTTACAGGTAGTTATGCCCAGCCCGACTGGTTGATCGACCGCGAAACGTTGACTGCCGGGTCGCCACCTCGTGCCCAACGGCCCGATCTTTGGAGAGTTGAGGAGCAGTGGCTTTCTCAGGCCCAAGACGATGCGACAATTTTGGCAATACGAGATCAGGAACGCGCTGGCATCGATATCATTACCGACGGAGAGATGCGGCGCGAAAGTTACTCAAACCACTTTGCAACCGCACTAGAGGGGNCCGATCCAGAACAGACGGGCACCGCCATTTCACGAAAAGGAACCCCAAACCCTGTGCCTCTAATTGTGCAACCAATCCGAAGAAAACACCCAGTCGGCGTGGAAGATATCAAATTTCTGCGATCTCACACTGATCGAATAATCAAGGCTACCCTCCCCGGGCCTTTCACAATGTCAGAACAGGCCGAAGACCAATATTACAAAGACCCCAAAGCACTCGCCATGGATTATGCCATAGCAGTTAACGAAGAAATCAAAGACCTTTTTACGGCTGGAGCCGATATTGTTCAAATTGATGAGCCTTGGGTTCAAGCTAGACCAGGGCCAGCGAAAGAATATGCAATTGAGGTAATCAACCGCTCTCTTGAGGGCGTTACCGGAACCACAGCACTACATCTATGTATGGGCTATGCCGCTATGATCAAGGATCGTCCTGATGAGTATCAGTTCCTTGAAGAATTGAGCGAGTGCAGCATCGACCAGATCTCCCTTGAAACAGCTCAACCAACCCTTGATCTCTCTGCACTTGAGCCCATCGCACACAAGACNATTATTTTAGGTGTAATTAATCTCGATGATATGACAGTGGAGACCCCAGAAACGGTTGCCAAACGGATAGAACGGGCTCTGCCACATATCCGCCCAGAAAATATCGTCCCTGCACCCGACTGTGGTTTCAAATATGTCCCCCGCGAAGTTGCTTTTGCCAAACTCGAAGCGTTAGCCAAAGGATCCGAAATCGTTAGGCAAAAAATCAGCTAA
- a CDS encoding 3-dehydroquinate dehydratase, whose product MTKILLIQGANMAWLGRRQPEIYGTVTANQLDQDLQAHAAKNSYDLEIFYTHLEGEAIGRVYQGVDESIDGLVMNPAGFTYRGEALRDCILACGGLPYIEVHISNLGKRDIKSALVSAADGMIMGFGLHGYVLALDGMLDLLKNNKA is encoded by the coding sequence ATGACAAAGATACTGTTAATTCAGGGGGCCAATATGGCTTGGCTTGGGCGTCGGCAACCCGAGATCTATGGGACCGTCACTGCTAACCAGTTAGATCAAGATCTGCAGGCTCATGCTGCTAAGAACTCCTACGACCTTGAGATTTTCTATACCCACCTGGAGGGTGAGGCGATTGGCCGGGTTTATCAGGGTGTAGATGAGTCTATTGATGGGTTGGTGATGAACCCCGCGGGCTTTACGTATAGGGGAGAGGCNTTGCGCGATTGTATTTTGGCATGTGGGGGGTTGCCCTACATAGAGGTGCATATATCGAACTTAGGTAAACGTGATATTAAGTCAGCTTTAGTGAGTGCGGCGGATGGCATGATAATGGGGTTTGGACTCCATGGCTACGTTTTGGCGCTAGATGGTATGTTGGATTTGTTAAAAAATAATAAGGCATGA
- a CDS encoding histidinol-phosphate transaminase, whose amino-acid sequence MSKLVPQPGIMDIAPYVPGLSKAPGSGPIAKLSSNETPLGTSDLAIEAYRASAPDLHRYPDGSAEKMRLAXGXRFNLDPNXIVCGNGSDDLIYLLAGAFSGGGSEVLFXRYSFAMYEIAAQSVGATPIAAADEELGSXVDNLLEGVTAQTKVCFLANPNNPTGTYLPAAELARLRRELPENVLLVIDAAYSEYMQQPDYSDGIDLVDSYSNTVVTHTFSKIYGLAALRLGWLYGPPQVVDILNRVRCPFNVSEAAQAAGVAALQDTAFVEAAIKHNEMWRPWLEGKLGGIGLTIHPSAANFILISFGEGAVGKAKQAYNYLMENGVIGRRLDGYGLSEHLRFSIGLEAENKKLLTLLRNFQNN is encoded by the coding sequence ATGAGCAAACTAGTCCCCCAACCGGGTATAATGGATATTGCTCCCTACGTTCCAGGTCTTTCCAAGGCACCAGGCAGTGGGCCAATAGCAAAGTTGTCTTCCAACGAAACCCCACTTGGTACAAGTGATTTAGCAATAGAGGCGTACCGGGCGTCTGCCCCTGATTTGCATCGTTATCCAGATGGGTCGGCAGAAAAAATGCGGTTGGCNATNGGGCANAGGTTTAATCTTGATCCTAACCNGATCGTTTGCGGAAACGGATCGGATGATCTCATCTACCTACTTGCTGGGGCGTTTTCGGGCGGGGGGTCTGAGGTGCTTTTCNCCCGGTATTCTTTTGCCATGTACGAAATTGCAGCTCAATCCGTGGGGGCCACCCCTATTGCTGCTGCGGACGAGGAGCTTGGTAGCAANGTAGATAACTTGTTAGAGGGCGTTACCGCCCAAACAAAGGTTTGCTTTTTGGCTAACCCTAACAATCCGACGGGCACTTATCTGCCAGCCGCAGAACTTGCGAGGTTAAGGAGGGAGCTGCCGGAAAATGTTCTGTTGGTAATCGATGCAGCCTATTCCGAGTACATGCAGCAGCCGGACTACTCAGATGGCATCGATCTTGTAGATAGTTATAGCAATACTGTAGTTACGCACACTTTTTCTAAAATTTATGGACTTGCTGCGCTACGACTTGGCTGGTTGTATGGCCCTCCCCAGGTGGTAGATATTCTGAACCGAGTCCGTTGCCCTTTCAATGTTAGTGAAGCTGCCCAGGCAGCAGGTGTTGCTGCCCTCCAAGACACGGCATTTGTTGAGGCAGCTATTAAGCATAACGAAATGTGGAGACCATGGTTGGAGGGGAAGCTTGGGGGTATAGGTCTGACCATCCATCCAAGTGCTGCTAATTTCATTCTTATCAGTTTTGGTGAGGGTGCTGTGGGTAAAGCAAAACAGGCTTACAATTACTTGATGGAGAACGGTGTAATAGGTCGACGCCTTGATGGTTATGGGCTTTCCGAACATTTGCGGTTTTCTATTGGGTTGGAAGCCGAGAACAAGAAGCTGTTAACATTGCTTAGGAATTTCCAAAATAACTAG
- a CDS encoding oxidoreductase produces MKELLEGRVAVVTGSGSGIGAAVTQSFLKSGASVVATGRRMKKLERLGQHEQLELVAGDVTEPDFAGHLLDTAISRFGKCDIVVNNAGVMWAGASHEIDIEHVISMVRVNIEAAFRVAHLFVRHFYKQNSGHIINTSSVLGTKVRPNAGAYSATKYAVEALSETMRMELSETNVKVTCVEPGLVMTDLHDHFDVHPKDASGLDEPLVPDDIARIVLQVATQPAHVLIPKVMVLPKHGAI; encoded by the coding sequence ATGAAAGAGTTGCTTGAAGGTAGGGTGGCGGTGGTTACTGGGTCAGGCAGCGGAATTGGTGCTGCCGTGACGCAATCATTTCTTAAGTCCGGGGCTTCAGTGGTGGCAACGGGCCGCCGTATGAAGAAGTTGGAACGATTAGGTCAGCATGAACAGTTAGAATTAGTAGCTGGAGATGTAACCGAGCCCGATTTTGCAGGACACCTCTTGGATACCGCAATATCAAGGTTTGGGAAATGCGATATAGTTGTTAATAATGCGGGCGTCATGTGGGCGGGGGCAAGTCACGAAATTGATATCGAACACGTTATTTCTATGGTACGTGTCAATATTGAGGCGGCATTTAGGGTTGCCCATTTATTCGTGAGACATTTTTACAAACAGAATTCGGGGCACATCATAAATACTTCGAGTGTTTTGGGTACTAAAGTGCGTCCCAACGCGGGTGCCTATAGCGCAACAAAATATGCGGTTGAAGCTTTATCTGAGACGATGCGGATGGAGCTATCCGAGACAAATGTAAAAGTTACGTGCGTGGAGCCAGGGCTAGTAATGACCGATTTACATGACCATTTTGATGTGCACCCGAAGGATGCGTCAGGGCTAGATGAACCGTTAGTGCCAGATGATATAGCTAGAATAGTCCTCCAGGTTGCGACGCAGCCTGCGCATGTTTTGATCCCCAAGGTTATGGTGTTACCAAAACACGGGGCCATTTAA
- a CDS encoding C4-dicarboxylate ABC transporter permease: MLMQHLLTVSRALDGFLSSIGRIAAWLLLPMMLVIIVDVITRKFGLLTSVKDFFLASGMQGSHDVVDKYITSTKMQELEWHLHAALFLLXMGFGYVKNSHVRIEIVRERFDAETKSWLEVIGIVIFIIPYTYLLFRFGFNFAERSFQMNEVSAALTGLSHRWIIKAFLPLGMVLLFLGALAVLLRNLVFLFGTSEESAVAKEMCPELSSEGAKPPGVEST; the protein is encoded by the coding sequence ATGTTGATGCAACATTTGTTGACAGTAAGCCGCGCGCTAGATGGCTTTTTATCAAGTATTGGGCGCATTGCGGCGTGGCTTTTGTTGCCCATGATGTTGGTAATAATAGTTGATGTAATCACTCGAAAGTTCGGCTTGTTGACCAGTGTTAAGGACTTTTTCTTGGCTAGTGGCATGCAGGGGTCCCACGATGTAGTAGACAAATATATCACATCAACAAAGATGCAGGAATTGGAGTGGCATCTTCATGCTGCCCTATTTTTGTTGTGNATGGGATTTGGTTATGTAAAGAACTCACACGTGCGCATCGAAATAGTACGTGAGAGATTTGACGCTGAGACAAAGTCCTGGTTGGAAGTGATTGGAATCGTGATTTTTATCATTCCATATACATATTTATTGTTTCGTTTTGGGTTCAATTTTGCTGAACGGTCATTTCAGATGAATGAGGTGTCGGCAGCTTTGACTGGCCTAAGCCATCGTTGGATTATTAAGGCATTTCTCCCTCTGGGAATGGTCTTATTATTTTTGGGTGCGCTGGCAGTTCTTTTGCGAAATCTGGTTTTTCTTTTCGGAACATCTGAGGAGAGTGCTGTGGCAAAGGAGATGTGCCCTGAATTATCATCTGAAGGGGCGAAGCCNCCTGGCGTTGAAAGCACCTAA